From a single Granulicella aggregans genomic region:
- the nusG gene encoding transcription termination/antitermination protein NusG, with the protein MAAEEIIPEAAQPEEHLEPPVNENFKWYIIHAYSGFERKVRESLESRITAFGLQNRIGRIMIPTEPVTELRNGKKYTIERVFLPGYVLVEMELDNDLWHVIKNTPRVTGFLGTGDSPVALSEQEVSSILFRSDVSKDKPTTKIKFEKGEQVRINEGPFANFNGAVDDVNEDKQTLKVMVSIFGRSTPVEIEFSKVDKMIDE; encoded by the coding sequence ATGGCGGCAGAAGAGATAATCCCGGAAGCAGCACAGCCCGAAGAACACCTTGAGCCACCGGTCAATGAGAATTTCAAGTGGTACATCATCCACGCTTACTCTGGCTTTGAGCGCAAGGTGCGCGAGTCGCTTGAGAGCCGCATCACCGCGTTCGGCCTGCAGAACCGCATCGGCCGGATCATGATTCCGACCGAGCCCGTGACCGAGCTGCGCAACGGCAAGAAGTACACGATCGAGCGCGTGTTTCTTCCCGGCTACGTTCTGGTTGAGATGGAGCTGGACAACGACCTTTGGCACGTCATCAAGAACACGCCTCGGGTTACGGGATTTCTTGGAACCGGTGACAGTCCGGTAGCACTCTCGGAGCAGGAAGTCAGCTCCATCCTCTTCCGCTCGGATGTGTCGAAGGACAAGCCGACGACGAAGATCAAGTTCGAGAAGGGCGAGCAGGTCCGCATCAACGAGGGCCCATTCGCCAACTTCAACGGCGCAGTCGACGACGTGAACGAAGACAAGCAGACCCTCAAGGTGATGGTCAGCATCTTCGGGCGCTCTACGCCGGTCGAGATCGAGTTCTCGAAGGTCGACAAGATGATCGACGAGTAG